The Gemmatimonadota bacterium genomic sequence CTTCGTCGGCTTGCCGTACGCCGCCGCCTGATTCCCGTCTTCACCCCAGACGCCACATGGCAAAGACAGCTTTGGTCGTGGACGATTCGACCACGATGCGTGAGATGGTCTCGTACTCGCTGAAGGAAGCCGGCTTCGAGACCCTGACGGCCGGCGACGGCCAGCAGGCGCTCGACGTCCTGCAGGGCAAGTCGGTCGACTTGATCATCTCGGACCTCAACATGCCGGTGATGGACGGCCTCACGTTCATCAAGAACGCGCGCCAGCGTGAGGAGCTCAAGGGTGTGCCCATCCTCATGCTCACCACGGAATCGCAGGCGAGCATGAAGGAACAGGGGAAGGCGGCCGGTGCCACGGGATGGCTCGTGAAGCCGTTCAATCCCGAGATGCTGCTGAAGGTCATCGCCAAGGTCGTCCCCTGAGCGCGCGCAACGATCGACCGGTGCGCGCATGAGCCACGAGACGGATCCATTCGCCGAGTTCAGCGAGGCGTTCTTTGAGGAAGCGGCCGAACATGTCGCGACCGTCGAGGACGGCCTGCTGCGACTCGACGCGGGCACCCTGGGGGTCGAGGGGATGCATGGCGTCTTTCGCGCGGTGCATTCCATCAAGGGGCTCGCCGCGACGCTGGGCTTTGGGGAAGTCGCCGCCTTCACCCACGAATTCGAGAGTGTCCTGGACCGACTGCGCAGCGGCACGATGGTGTCGACGCCAGCGTTGGCCCAGCTACTCCTGCGTTCCAATGACACCCTGAAGACCCTGCTCGACGCGAGTCGCGCGGGCCGCGCCTCCTCGGTGCCGGTGGCTGAGGAGACGGCCGCGTTGAAGGCGGTGCTCCACGGAACAAACACAGGCGCGCCGACGGCCACCACCGCCGCCGTGGACGCCACGGACGTCGCGACGGGTCCCCGCCAGTACTCGATTCGCTTCCTTCCGCGACCGGGGTTGTTCGCGACCGGACAGGATCCCATGCTGGTTGTCCGGGAGCTGGCAGAGCTGGGCGACGAGGTCTCCGTGGTGTGCGAGACCACCCGATTGCCCGCGATCGACGCACTGGACCCGGAGCAGTGTTACCTGATCTGGGTCGTGAAAGTGACGACCACGGCCGCCCGCGACGTCATCGAACAGGCGTTCATGTTCATCGAGGACGACTGCGAGTATTCCCTCCGTGACGTGACGGACGACCCCTCGCGTGCCGGCGTGGCAGCCTTTGCCCCGACGCTCAAGCAGGTCGCGGCGGCTGCGGTGGGCGACCCGAAGCCGGTCGCGGCCGAGGCGACCTCGATTCGTGTCCCGACGGACAAGGTCGATGCGCTCGTCGACCTGGTGGGAGAGCTCGTGATCTCCCAGGCCATGGTCAACCAGATCGCCACGACCTTTGACCTGGGGCGCCTGAAGGAACTGCAGGACGCACTGGCGTCCCTCGATCGCAGCACGCGTGACTTGCAGGAGCGGGTCATGAGCGTCCGCATGTTGCCCGTCGCAACGGTCTTCAACCGTTTTCCACGCCTGGTGCGCGACGTCTCTGGCAAGATCGGCAAGAAGGTGCGCCTCGAGTTGCAAGGCGCCGAGACCGAGCTGGACAAGGGGATGATCGAGCGGATTGGCGATCCGCTGACACACCTCGTGCGGAACGCGATCGATCACGGGCTGGAAACGCCGGCGGATCGGCTCGCAGCCGGCAAGTCCGACACGGGGACGGTGATGCTTCGCGCCTTCCACGAAGGCGGCACCGTGGTCATTGAGGTGTCGGACGACGGACGGGGCCTCAATACGGGGCGCATTCGCGAGAAGGCGATCACCAACGGGCTGATCCGCGCGGACGAGGTCCTCAGTGACGACGAGTTGCACGCGCTCATCTTCGCGCCGGGCTTCTCGACCGCGGCGCAAGTCAGCGACCTGAGTGGTCGCGGCGTCGGGATGGACGTCGTGAAGCGCAACGTGGAAGGGATGAGTGGCTCGGTGGCCGTGGCGTCCACGCCCGGGCAGGGCAGTCGGGTTCGCATTCGCCTGCCGCTGACGCTGGCCATTCTGGATGGCCTCATCGTGGGTGTGGGCGGGGCGAGCTACGTCCTCCCGCTGCTGTCCGTGGTTGAGTCGCTGCGGCCGAACCCGCGGGACGTGCGGACGATCCTCGGCGACGGGG encodes the following:
- a CDS encoding response regulator, which produces MAKTALVVDDSTTMREMVSYSLKEAGFETLTAGDGQQALDVLQGKSVDLIISDLNMPVMDGLTFIKNARQREELKGVPILMLTTESQASMKEQGKAAGATGWLVKPFNPEMLLKVIAKVVP
- a CDS encoding chemotaxis protein CheA; this translates as MSHETDPFAEFSEAFFEEAAEHVATVEDGLLRLDAGTLGVEGMHGVFRAVHSIKGLAATLGFGEVAAFTHEFESVLDRLRSGTMVSTPALAQLLLRSNDTLKTLLDASRAGRASSVPVAEETAALKAVLHGTNTGAPTATTAAVDATDVATGPRQYSIRFLPRPGLFATGQDPMLVVRELAELGDEVSVVCETTRLPAIDALDPEQCYLIWVVKVTTTAARDVIEQAFMFIEDDCEYSLRDVTDDPSRAGVAAFAPTLKQVAAAAVGDPKPVAAEATSIRVPTDKVDALVDLVGELVISQAMVNQIATTFDLGRLKELQDALASLDRSTRDLQERVMSVRMLPVATVFNRFPRLVRDVSGKIGKKVRLELQGAETELDKGMIERIGDPLTHLVRNAIDHGLETPADRLAAGKSDTGTVMLRAFHEGGTVVIEVSDDGRGLNTGRIREKAITNGLIRADEVLSDDELHALIFAPGFSTAAQVSDLSGRGVGMDVVKRNVEGMSGSVAVASTPGQGSRVRIRLPLTLAILDGLIVGVGGASYVLPLLSVVESLRPNPRDVRTILGDGEVLVVRGESLPFVRLHSVFGHPTATTEPSQAIVVIAETDGRRFGLMVDDVLGQQQVVIKNLEANYRKLDGVMGATILGDGRVSLICDIQELFRFTTTRRHAADIGATTVGAPEDIFA